The Sulfurihydrogenibium sp. YO3AOP1 genome has a window encoding:
- the corA gene encoding magnesium/cobalt transporter CorA — protein MIRVFYREGLIIKSIQLKELEKIEDKSNILWVDIFNPTEEEIKWSVETFKIEFPSFQEREDIEISSRYWEEEDSITINTYFLIREEENAFNDTVSFIIKDNYIITVRYRELKTFREFVRRLLTNPSIYKTGFHVFSSILEIKIASDSDVLENVSKEISKLGKIVSSGNLDVTETVFESISYYEDLNMTIRESLIDKQRVLSSLLKSYKVPEDVREELRILIKDVNSLIDYTKFNFERLSYLQNTFLGLLNIEQNKVIKIFTVIATIFIPPTLIASIYGMNFENMPELHWQYGYFYALILMFLSASVPIFLFKRKGWL, from the coding sequence ATGATAAGAGTATTTTACAGAGAAGGCTTAATAATAAAGTCAATCCAGCTTAAAGAACTTGAAAAAATAGAGGATAAGTCTAACATCTTATGGGTTGATATCTTCAATCCAACGGAAGAAGAAATAAAATGGTCTGTAGAAACTTTTAAGATTGAATTTCCATCATTCCAAGAAAGGGAAGATATAGAGATAAGTTCAAGATATTGGGAAGAGGAAGACAGCATAACGATTAACACATACTTTTTAATCAGAGAAGAAGAGAACGCATTTAACGATACTGTCTCTTTTATCATAAAAGACAATTACATCATCACTGTAAGATACAGAGAGTTAAAGACATTCAGAGAATTTGTAAGAAGATTACTTACCAACCCAAGCATCTATAAAACAGGATTTCATGTTTTCTCTTCTATTCTTGAAATCAAGATTGCATCAGATTCCGACGTTCTTGAAAATGTATCAAAAGAGATTTCAAAGCTTGGAAAAATCGTATCTTCCGGAAACTTAGATGTTACAGAAACAGTTTTTGAATCTATCTCTTACTACGAAGATTTAAACATGACTATCAGGGAATCCCTTATAGATAAGCAAAGGGTTTTATCTTCATTACTAAAAAGCTATAAAGTTCCTGAAGATGTTAGAGAAGAGCTAAGAATTTTGATCAAAGACGTAAACTCTCTAATTGATTATACAAAGTTTAATTTTGAAAGACTAAGCTATTTACAAAATACATTCTTAGGTTTGTTAAACATAGAGCAGAACAAAGTAATCAAAATCTTTACAGTTATAGCTACTATCTTTATTCCACCTACATTGATTGCAAGCATTTATGGTATGAACTTTGAAAATATGCCAGAATTACATTGGCAGTATGGATATTTTTATGCCTTAATTCTCATGTTTTTGTCAGCATCTGTTCCAATTTTCTTATTTAAAAGGAAAGGGTGGCTATGA
- a CDS encoding segregation/condensation protein A — protein MQEQNPIDIILKLVLKGEIDPWNIDITVLAEKYLEEVKKMYIPDFQTVSKVLIVAALLLKMKAESLKIEDEEENEDKTSRKRLFGIKRFYTIEELAMILKEYTQPPVDYSPSKRSPSQKRERNSAKKIKKFDYQLHKASLEEAIKFIEDYLKEVLQVIKFSEFNYPDKTQAFIALLFLNYDNKINLYQEEHFGEIYIEPIMV, from the coding sequence ATGCAAGAGCAAAATCCGATTGATATAATCTTAAAGCTTGTTTTAAAAGGAGAGATAGACCCTTGGAATATAGATATTACTGTTTTAGCTGAAAAGTATTTAGAAGAAGTTAAAAAAATGTACATTCCGGATTTTCAAACTGTATCAAAAGTCCTAATCGTTGCAGCATTACTTCTGAAGATGAAAGCAGAAAGCTTAAAAATTGAAGATGAAGAAGAGAATGAAGATAAAACATCAAGAAAACGTCTTTTTGGAATAAAAAGATTTTATACAATAGAAGAACTTGCAATGATTTTAAAAGAGTATACACAACCACCGGTAGATTACTCACCATCAAAAAGAAGCCCTTCGCAAAAAAGAGAAAGAAATTCAGCTAAAAAAATAAAAAAATTTGATTATCAACTACACAAAGCTTCACTAGAAGAAGCGATAAAATTTATAGAAGACTATCTTAAAGAAGTCCTACAAGTTATAAAATTTTCAGAATTTAACTATCCGGATAAAACTCAAGCATTTATAGCACTGCTATTTTTAAATTACGACAATAAGATAAATCTTTACCAGGAAGAACATTTTGGAGAAATATATATAGAGCCTATTATGGTATAA
- the lpxK gene encoding tetraacyldisaccharide 4'-kinase, translated as MFRNLLYPLSAIYWTLASLRRFLYEKNIIKKKRLPKPVISVGNLSVGGTGKTPIAISISKYLQNQGFKVAVLSRGYKRKSKEEIIKCDNTLNAKSCGDEPFLMVKKGMDVFVGKDRYKSGMYALKIKDYDFFILDDGFQHFQLFRDFNILVVDAGKPFWKDKILPVGNLREPKSFYKYADVFLITRYKGQADVIDKLKEFGKPFFITQERFDGLIDLDNNKIDFSFLKGKKVSVISGLGNNLQFFNLVKSLSKQYDFIVEEFINLPDHFDYKNFKFDLNKTYITTEKDLVKINQKNVYAVSYEILIPEEFYKFMMERIHARAKSD; from the coding sequence ATGTTTCGTAATCTACTATATCCATTGTCAGCCATCTATTGGACGTTAGCATCATTAAGAAGGTTTTTATATGAAAAAAATATAATAAAGAAAAAAAGACTGCCAAAGCCTGTTATATCTGTTGGAAATCTTTCAGTTGGTGGCACAGGAAAGACTCCGATTGCCATATCCATAAGCAAATACTTACAAAATCAAGGCTTTAAAGTTGCAGTTTTGTCAAGAGGGTACAAAAGAAAATCAAAAGAAGAAATCATTAAATGTGATAATACTCTAAACGCTAAAAGCTGCGGAGATGAGCCGTTTTTAATGGTTAAAAAAGGAATGGATGTTTTCGTAGGAAAAGACAGGTATAAATCAGGAATGTATGCTTTAAAGATTAAAGATTATGATTTTTTTATCCTTGACGATGGATTTCAGCACTTTCAACTTTTTAGAGATTTTAATATACTTGTTGTAGACGCAGGTAAGCCATTTTGGAAGGATAAAATTCTACCGGTTGGAAATCTTAGAGAACCAAAGAGCTTTTACAAGTATGCTGATGTTTTTTTGATTACAAGATATAAAGGACAAGCCGATGTCATTGATAAACTTAAAGAATTTGGAAAGCCGTTTTTTATTACACAAGAAAGATTCGATGGGTTAATAGACTTGGATAATAACAAAATAGATTTTTCATTCTTGAAAGGAAAAAAAGTGTCTGTTATATCAGGACTTGGAAACAATCTACAGTTTTTTAATTTAGTAAAGTCTTTGTCAAAACAGTATGATTTTATAGTAGAAGAGTTTATAAACCTTCCAGACCATTTTGACTATAAAAACTTTAAGTTTGACCTAAATAAAACTTATATAACAACCGAAAAAGATTTGGTAAAAATAAACCAAAAAAATGTCTATGCTGTTAGTTATGAAATATTAATACCTGAGGAGTTTTACAAGTTCATGATGGAGAGAATTCATGCAAGAGCAAAATCCGATTGA
- a CDS encoding ribonuclease Z, with the protein MSSRIKHYLINEKYEDPGIVIEIPELQDFILFDVGNIYKLDRDLIKKINKIFITHTHMDHFIGFDFLLRSKLGRPQTVEMFGIDPLSYNVFCKLQGYTWNLVDLEPQIIFKVKCLKDNLYQYYEFDIKKKFANDFIKEEEADSDIIYENSHYRVRYAVLDHKIKVMGYAFEYKDRLFLKKEKIQELPLKGKEIGFFKQWLENPENQGKTFKILDKEYPYEYLKEEYSYAQKGIKISYITDVVYSQENKEKIVNLVKDSDYLYCESVFLERDKEQASKVYHLTTTQTAEIANLANVKNLIVFHFSRRYGKNKDIVLEEIRKYFPNVS; encoded by the coding sequence ATGTCCAGTAGAATAAAACATTATCTTATAAATGAAAAATACGAAGACCCGGGAATAGTTATAGAAATTCCTGAATTACAAGACTTTATACTTTTTGATGTTGGAAATATTTATAAGCTTGATAGAGATCTAATCAAAAAGATAAATAAAATCTTTATTACGCATACACATATGGACCATTTTATTGGATTTGATTTTTTACTTCGAAGCAAGCTTGGAAGACCACAAACTGTTGAAATGTTTGGAATAGACCCTTTATCTTACAATGTTTTTTGTAAATTACAGGGCTATACTTGGAATCTTGTTGACCTTGAACCACAGATAATATTCAAAGTTAAATGTTTAAAAGATAACCTTTATCAATATTATGAATTTGACATAAAGAAAAAATTCGCAAATGACTTTATAAAAGAGGAAGAGGCTGATAGTGATATAATCTATGAAAATAGCCATTATAGAGTTAGGTATGCAGTTTTAGACCATAAAATCAAGGTCATGGGATATGCTTTTGAGTATAAAGACAGACTTTTTCTAAAAAAAGAAAAAATCCAAGAATTACCATTAAAAGGAAAAGAGATAGGGTTTTTTAAACAGTGGCTTGAAAATCCAGAAAATCAAGGCAAAACCTTTAAAATCTTAGATAAAGAATATCCTTACGAATATTTAAAAGAAGAGTACAGCTATGCTCAAAAAGGCATAAAAATTTCCTACATTACTGATGTAGTTTACAGCCAAGAAAATAAAGAAAAAATAGTAAACCTTGTTAAAGATTCAGATTATTTATACTGTGAATCGGTCTTTTTAGAAAGAGATAAAGAACAGGCAAGCAAAGTTTATCATTTAACGACAACGCAAACGGCAGAAATCGCAAACCTTGCAAATGTTAAAAACTTAATCGTTTTTCATTTTTCAAGAAGATACGGAAAAAATAAAGATATAGTATTAGAAGAAATCAGAAAATACTTTCCAAATGTTTCGTAA
- a CDS encoding MjaI family restriction endonuclease, which yields MSKEWILNIATNRWGLNKKNSVGPVSEWIRECSPKKIEEWEICYKDKLKKFLERKKIYIKPDEYLEDLGKKLYTKISEVLKKEIEEVSEEDCIVYIKNLVINRTFEGYQTEINTIYSILEKELGVKLIPAPDNWDRLYNVDFYIQVKDKYIGIQIKPISYNQTPEIHKWKDWLEKSHKKFKEKFGGDVFIVFSVKNEAGKKEIWNKEVIEDIKKEIERLS from the coding sequence ATGAGTAAAGAATGGATTCTAAACATAGCGACAAACAGATGGGGTTTAAATAAAAAAAATAGCGTAGGACCTGTGTCTGAATGGATAAGAGAATGCTCCCCAAAGAAAATAGAAGAATGGGAGATTTGCTATAAGGATAAATTAAAAAAATTCTTAGAGAGAAAGAAAATTTATATCAAGCCAGATGAGTATTTAGAAGATTTAGGAAAAAAATTATATACAAAAATATCAGAGGTCTTAAAAAAAGAAATAGAAGAAGTATCTGAGGAAGATTGTATTGTTTATATTAAAAATTTAGTCATTAACAGAACCTTTGAAGGATATCAAACAGAAATTAATACAATTTATAGCATTTTAGAAAAAGAACTTGGAGTAAAGTTAATTCCTGCACCGGATAATTGGGATAGGTTATATAATGTTGATTTTTATATCCAAGTGAAAGATAAGTATATCGGAATTCAGATAAAACCTATATCGTACAATCAAACACCGGAAATTCATAAGTGGAAAGATTGGTTAGAAAAATCGCACAAGAAGTTTAAAGAAAAATTCGGTGGAGATGTTTTTATAGTTTTTTCTGTAAAAAACGAAGCAGGCAAAAAAGAAATTTGGAATAAAGAAGTTATTGAAGATATAAAAAAAGAAATAGAAAGATTGAGCTAA
- a CDS encoding DNA methyltransferase, with amino-acid sequence MDNWIKLYVADSRSMEEVEDESISLIITSPPYWHIKDYGVENQIGYGQTLHDYLKDLYRVWLECFRVLKPGRRLCINVGDQFARSVIYGRYKVIPIHSEIISQCEKIGFDYMGSIIWQKKTTMNTTGGAVVMGSYPYPPNGLIEIDYEYILIFKKPGGKEKIAKDIKEKSKLTKEEWKEYFSGHWKFGGEKQINHEAMFPEELPKRLIKMFSFVGETVLDPFVGSGTTLKVANLLQRNAIGYEINEKFLDIIKQKISFKDILFTKIDVIKRETKTEVKPIDYTPSIQDAKPEIDPKKLNFKKDSTYKVIDILSEDTIKLNTGLNVKLLGVKILDKEKSLEYLKSHVLKKEVLLKFDKNPILNENMVYAYVYLKNKIFINAYMIKSGMAKTDTEIDFSLKEKFLKLEKELINE; translated from the coding sequence ATGGATAATTGGATAAAGCTATACGTTGCAGATAGCAGAAGCATGGAAGAAGTTGAAGACGAAAGTATAAGTCTAATAATTACTTCACCACCATATTGGCATATAAAAGATTACGGCGTTGAAAACCAAATAGGTTATGGTCAAACATTGCACGATTATCTTAAAGATTTATACAGGGTTTGGCTAGAGTGTTTTAGAGTACTAAAACCGGGCAGAAGATTATGTATCAACGTAGGAGACCAATTTGCAAGGTCTGTAATTTATGGAAGGTATAAAGTTATCCCCATTCATTCAGAAATCATCAGCCAGTGTGAAAAAATAGGATTTGATTACATGGGCAGTATTATTTGGCAGAAAAAAACAACTATGAACACAACAGGCGGAGCCGTTGTAATGGGGTCTTATCCATACCCACCAAACGGATTGATAGAAATAGATTACGAATATATATTAATTTTTAAAAAACCGGGCGGTAAAGAAAAAATAGCAAAAGATATAAAAGAAAAATCAAAGCTTACAAAAGAAGAATGGAAAGAATATTTTTCAGGACATTGGAAATTTGGCGGTGAAAAGCAGATAAATCATGAAGCTATGTTTCCAGAAGAGCTACCAAAGAGACTTATAAAAATGTTTTCTTTTGTTGGAGAAACGGTTTTAGACCCTTTTGTAGGAAGTGGAACTACCTTAAAAGTAGCCAATCTTCTACAAAGAAATGCAATAGGATATGAAATAAACGAAAAATTTTTAGATATCATAAAGCAAAAAATCTCGTTTAAAGATATTCTATTCACAAAAATTGATGTTATAAAACGAGAAACAAAAACAGAAGTTAAACCAATAGATTATACGCCTTCAATCCAAGACGCAAAGCCGGAGATAGACCCGAAAAAACTAAATTTTAAAAAAGATTCTACCTATAAGGTTATTGACATACTTAGTGAAGATACTATAAAGCTTAACACAGGACTTAATGTAAAGCTGTTAGGTGTAAAAATATTAGATAAAGAAAAATCCTTAGAATATCTTAAAAGTCATGTTCTAAAAAAAGAAGTTTTACTAAAATTTGATAAAAACCCTATCTTGAATGAAAATATGGTTTATGCTTACGTGTATTTAAAAAATAAAATATTTATTAATGCTTACATGATTAAATCAGGTATGGCAAAAACAGACACGGAAATAGATTTTAGTTTAAAGGAAAAATTCTTAAAACTTGAAAAGGAACTTATTAATGAGTAA
- the fbp gene encoding class 1 fructose-bisphosphatase gives MAKIGMDLNSFILEQERLYPNATGSLSRALVAIESATKVIASHVRMAGLADILGMAGKKNIQGEEVQKLDELSNNLLIQYLSQSGEFFALASEELDEPIFPEEGKDAKYVIAFDPLDGSSNIDVNISIGTIFSIHRRVNSDVSDFLQEGYKQVAAGYVIYGSSTMLVLSTGNGVNGFTLDPAVGMYLLSHPNMKIPEKGKIYSINESNDKKWIDAGLKEYIESLKDEGYTSRYIGSMVADVHRTLIKGGIFAYPADVKNKNGKLRLLYEASPMAFLTVQAGGIATTGKEDILNIKPTDIHQRVPVFLGGKYEMEKLKSMLKNG, from the coding sequence ATGGCAAAAATAGGTATGGATTTAAATAGTTTTATTTTAGAACAAGAAAGACTTTATCCGAATGCAACAGGGTCTTTATCCCGTGCATTGGTTGCGATAGAATCAGCTACAAAAGTTATTGCTTCTCATGTAAGAATGGCAGGATTGGCTGATATTCTTGGAATGGCGGGCAAAAAAAACATTCAAGGCGAAGAAGTTCAAAAGCTTGACGAGCTTTCAAACAATCTGCTTATTCAATACCTCTCACAGTCAGGTGAATTTTTCGCCTTAGCTTCTGAAGAACTTGACGAGCCAATCTTCCCAGAAGAAGGAAAAGATGCTAAATACGTGATAGCTTTTGACCCGCTTGATGGCTCCTCTAACATTGATGTAAACATCAGCATAGGAACAATTTTCTCTATTCATAGAAGAGTAAATTCCGATGTTTCAGATTTCTTACAGGAAGGATACAAGCAGGTTGCGGCCGGATATGTAATCTATGGGTCTTCTACAATGCTTGTTTTATCAACAGGAAATGGCGTTAATGGCTTTACATTAGACCCGGCGGTTGGTATGTATCTACTTTCTCATCCAAATATGAAAATACCAGAAAAAGGAAAGATTTACTCAATCAATGAATCCAACGATAAAAAATGGATTGATGCAGGATTAAAAGAGTACATAGAAAGTCTAAAAGATGAAGGCTACACATCAAGATACATCGGGTCTATGGTTGCAGACGTTCACAGAACGTTAATAAAAGGTGGAATTTTTGCTTATCCGGCGGATGTAAAAAATAAAAACGGAAAGCTAAGACTTTTATACGAAGCATCACCTATGGCATTTTTAACAGTCCAAGCCGGCGGAATAGCAACGACAGGAAAGGAAGATATATTAAACATCAAGCCAACAGACATACATCAAAGAGTACCTGTTTTCTTAGGTGGAAAATATGAGATGGAAAAATTAAAGAGTATGTTAAAAAATGGATAA
- a CDS encoding class II fructose-bisphosphate aldolase, which translates to MANILSNLDQVKEVLNGVVEISDSGIKILDEKKLRETVIDDLIYTAVFSKDYNLKEEVKYIIREIANEFGAVASSIHDLYMAMGRGETRNFTTPAVNIRGMTYDVARRMFKVGIKNNIGAMIFEIAKSEIEYTYQRPSEYAACVLAAAIKEGYKGPVFIQGDHFQFSAKKYFENPERELNAIKELTKEAIDAGFYNIDIDPSTLVDYSKKTLKEQQYHNYLNTAKMTDYIREIEPEGINVSIGAEIGHIGGKNSTVEEFEAFMEGYLETLNKKPGISKISVQTGTEHGGIPLPDGTVAKVKLDFNVLRDIGEVARKKYGLSGTVQHGASTLPEELFDKFPENNCSEIHLATGFQNIMFDLAPEKFKEEIYKFIEENFKDEWKEGMTREQFLYKSRKRGFGPFKYQWWTLENKEEILDAIEKKFEFLFEKLKVFDTKQYTDKYIKLVKKSYVKGSTKDVQQKAQEIKLEAGAD; encoded by the coding sequence ATGGCAAATATTCTTTCTAATTTAGACCAAGTTAAAGAAGTTTTAAATGGAGTTGTTGAGATTTCAGATTCCGGCATAAAAATTTTAGATGAAAAAAAATTAAGAGAAACAGTTATTGATGACCTTATTTACACGGCGGTTTTTTCAAAAGATTACAATTTAAAAGAAGAAGTTAAATACATTATCAGAGAAATAGCAAATGAGTTTGGAGCTGTTGCATCTTCCATACATGATTTATACATGGCAATGGGAAGAGGAGAAACAAGAAACTTTACAACACCGGCAGTAAACATTAGAGGGATGACTTACGACGTTGCAAGAAGAATGTTTAAAGTTGGAATAAAAAATAATATCGGTGCGATGATTTTTGAGATTGCTAAATCTGAAATTGAATACACATATCAAAGACCTTCTGAGTATGCAGCATGCGTATTAGCTGCAGCTATAAAAGAAGGGTACAAAGGACCTGTATTCATACAAGGAGACCACTTCCAATTTAGTGCTAAAAAATACTTTGAAAATCCAGAAAGAGAATTAAACGCTATCAAAGAATTAACAAAAGAAGCAATAGATGCAGGATTTTACAATATAGATATAGACCCATCAACGTTGGTTGACTACTCAAAAAAAACTTTAAAAGAACAGCAATATCATAACTACTTAAACACTGCGAAAATGACAGACTATATTAGAGAGATAGAGCCGGAAGGAATAAACGTATCCATTGGTGCAGAGATTGGACATATTGGCGGTAAAAACTCTACTGTAGAAGAATTTGAGGCGTTTATGGAAGGATATTTAGAGACATTAAATAAAAAGCCGGGTATATCTAAAATCTCTGTCCAAACGGGAACAGAGCACGGAGGTATTCCACTTCCGGATGGTACGGTTGCAAAAGTAAAACTTGACTTTAATGTATTAAGAGATATTGGAGAAGTTGCAAGAAAGAAATACGGACTTTCAGGAACGGTTCAACACGGAGCTTCTACATTACCGGAGGAGCTGTTTGATAAATTCCCAGAAAACAACTGCTCTGAAATACATTTAGCAACGGGATTTCAAAACATCATGTTTGACCTTGCACCAGAAAAGTTTAAAGAAGAGATATACAAATTCATCGAAGAAAACTTTAAAGATGAATGGAAAGAAGGAATGACAAGAGAACAATTCTTATACAAATCAAGAAAAAGAGGATTTGGACCGTTTAAATATCAATGGTGGACTTTAGAAAACAAAGAAGAAATTCTTGATGCAATAGAGAAAAAGTTTGAATTCTTATTTGAAAAATTAAAAGTGTTTGACACAAAGCAGTACACAGACAAATACATAAAACTTGTTAAAAAAAGCTACGTTAAAGGTTCTACAAAGGACGTTCAACAAAAAGCACAAGAGATTAAGCTTGAAGCCGGAGCAGATTAA
- a CDS encoding amidohydrolase translates to MFDLVIKNAWVLTMDENFTEYKNGYIAIKDGKIAEVGENKENLKSREVIDANGNIVLPGFINTHTHAAMTLLRGYGSDNPLKVWLEQYIWPVEGKFVSYEFVKDGTDIACYEMLRNGITCFVDMYFYENAVADAVKSAHMRAVLTTGILDFPTPGAKTPDEGIQKTIDFIREYKNDEFIYPAIGPHAPYTCSPSTLQKSMQVAVDYDVVYHIHVAETLHEVEDIKNRYGDTPVKHLNNIGVLNDRVLAAHMVHPTDEEIELLAEKNVKIAHCPESNLKLASGIAPVPKMLEKGVIVSFGTDGTASNDDLDIIGELSTAAKLHKGYNLNPTVLPAKQVLAMATRDAAKAVRLDKKIGSIEVGKYADLVIIDINQPHLQPLFDPYIQIVYSSRGSDVDTVLINGKVVVKNKEVLTVEKERVLSIAKKWKEKILS, encoded by the coding sequence ATGTTTGATTTAGTAATTAAAAATGCTTGGGTATTAACAATGGATGAAAACTTTACAGAATATAAAAATGGATACATTGCCATAAAAGATGGAAAAATTGCAGAAGTAGGAGAAAACAAAGAGAATTTAAAAAGTAGAGAAGTAATTGATGCTAATGGAAATATTGTACTACCCGGATTTATAAACACACATACCCATGCAGCAATGACTCTGCTTAGAGGATATGGAAGCGATAATCCTTTAAAAGTGTGGCTTGAACAGTATATTTGGCCAGTTGAAGGAAAGTTTGTTAGTTATGAGTTTGTAAAAGATGGTACAGATATAGCATGTTATGAGATGTTAAGAAATGGTATCACATGTTTTGTTGATATGTATTTTTACGAAAATGCAGTTGCTGATGCTGTAAAATCCGCACATATGAGAGCTGTATTGACCACCGGAATTCTTGACTTTCCTACCCCCGGAGCAAAAACACCAGACGAAGGAATCCAAAAAACCATAGATTTTATAAGAGAATATAAAAATGATGAGTTTATATATCCAGCAATAGGACCACATGCACCTTACACGTGCAGCCCTTCAACGCTACAAAAATCCATGCAGGTTGCAGTAGATTATGACGTTGTATATCACATACACGTTGCAGAAACTTTACATGAAGTTGAAGATATTAAAAACAGATATGGAGATACACCTGTAAAACATCTAAACAATATCGGGGTTTTAAATGATAGAGTTTTAGCAGCTCATATGGTTCATCCGACAGATGAAGAAATTGAACTATTGGCAGAAAAAAATGTAAAGATTGCCCACTGCCCAGAGAGTAATTTAAAATTAGCATCAGGAATTGCACCTGTTCCAAAAATGTTAGAAAAAGGAGTTATTGTTTCTTTTGGAACTGATGGAACAGCTTCAAACGATGACCTTGATATTATTGGTGAGCTTTCTACTGCTGCAAAATTACACAAAGGATATAACTTAAATCCAACAGTTTTACCTGCAAAGCAAGTTTTAGCAATGGCAACAAGAGATGCAGCAAAAGCAGTTAGATTAGACAAAAAAATAGGAAGTATAGAAGTTGGTAAGTATGCAGATTTAGTAATAATTGATATAAATCAACCACACTTACAGCCACTTTTTGACCCATACATACAGATAGTCTATTCATCAAGAGGCAGTGATGTTGATACTGTATTAATAAATGGAAAAGTTGTAGTTAAAAACAAGGAAGTTTTAACTGTTGAAAAAGAAAGAGTGCTATCAATAGCTAAAAAGTGGAAGGAAAAAATTTTAAGTTAA
- a CDS encoding ATP-binding protein yields MKKLPIGIQTFEKIINENCYYVDKTPFIKKLEQGGYYFLSRPRRFGKSLFLDTVKEAFSGNKELFEGLYIYDKWDWNKKHPVIKIDFTEGNVKTQEDLKIKLTEMFISLQREFDVEITFQTFSGKLSELIYALYKKYNQQVVVLVDEYDKPILDAIENIGYAKENREILKDLYSALKKSDPYIKLAFLTGVSRFSKVSIFSGLNQLNDITLDPNFATICGYTQTDLETVFADRIVDFDKEEVRKWYNGYSWLGEKVYNPFDILLLFDKKIFRPYWFESGTPTFLIKLFKQYNYYLPELENLEVGEELLSNLDIDDLYVENVLFQAGYLTIKDVKRRLYREVYTLSYPNYEVKVSLNNFFLLHFVPDRSLKDKTENELEKALRDNQIDKLKDILYRFFASIPYDWYRKNDLENYEGFYASIVYALFSGAGFEIIAEDTTNKGKIDLTVIYNNKVYIIEFKVVEDKPEKTALKQIEEKRYYEKYLGKFEEVYLIGIEFSKKDRNIVDFDYKKIQEAD; encoded by the coding sequence ATGAAAAAACTACCAATAGGCATTCAAACTTTTGAAAAGATTATAAATGAAAACTGCTACTATGTAGATAAAACACCTTTCATTAAGAAATTAGAACAAGGTGGATATTATTTTCTTAGCAGACCAAGAAGATTTGGGAAATCTCTATTTTTAGATACAGTCAAAGAAGCATTCTCGGGAAATAAAGAGTTATTTGAAGGCTTGTACATCTATGATAAGTGGGATTGGAATAAAAAGCATCCGGTTATAAAAATTGATTTTACAGAAGGAAATGTTAAGACACAGGAAGATTTAAAAATCAAACTAACAGAAATGTTTATTAGTCTACAGAGAGAGTTTGACGTTGAGATTACTTTTCAGACATTTAGCGGTAAACTCAGTGAGCTTATTTATGCTCTGTATAAGAAATATAACCAGCAAGTGGTAGTTTTAGTAGATGAGTATGACAAGCCAATCTTAGATGCAATAGAAAACATAGGGTATGCAAAAGAAAATAGAGAAATATTAAAAGACCTTTATTCAGCACTGAAAAAATCAGACCCATACATCAAGCTTGCATTCTTAACAGGAGTATCAAGATTTTCTAAAGTATCTATTTTCAGTGGATTAAACCAGTTAAACGATATTACATTAGACCCAAACTTTGCTACTATCTGCGGATATACACAAACAGATTTAGAAACAGTATTTGCAGATAGGATAGTAGATTTTGATAAAGAAGAAGTAAGAAAATGGTATAACGGCTACAGCTGGCTTGGAGAGAAGGTTTACAATCCTTTTGATATTTTACTGCTTTTTGATAAGAAAATATTTAGACCTTATTGGTTTGAATCAGGAACACCTACATTTTTAATCAAACTTTTTAAACAGTACAATTATTATTTACCAGAATTAGAAAACTTAGAAGTAGGCGAAGAGCTTTTATCCAATCTTGATATTGATGATTTATATGTAGAAAATGTTTTATTTCAAGCAGGATATCTGACTATAAAAGATGTAAAAAGAAGACTATACAGAGAAGTTTATACACTCTCATATCCAAACTATGAAGTAAAAGTAAGTTTAAATAATTTCTTTTTGCTACATTTTGTTCCTGACCGTAGTTTAAAAGATAAAACAGAAAATGAGTTAGAAAAAGCTTTAAGAGACAACCAAATAGATAAACTAAAAGACATCTTATACAGATTCTTTGCAAGCATACCATATGATTGGTATAGAAAGAATGATTTAGAAAACTACGAAGGCTTTTATGCATCAATCGTCTATGCTCTATTTAGTGGAGCAGGATTTGAAATAATCGCAGAGGATACCACAAACAAAGGCAAAATAGATTTAACAGTTATATACAATAACAAAGTGTATATCATAGAGTTCAAAGTAGTAGAAGACAAGCCAGAAAAGACAGCTTTAAAACAGATTGAAGAGAAAAGATATTATGAAAAGTATTTAGGTAAGTTTGAAGAAGTTTATTTAATTGGAATTGAGTTTAGTAAAAAGGATAGAAACATAGTGGATTTTGATTATAAAAAAATACAGGAGGCAGATTGA